One genomic window of Desulfuromonas sp. AOP6 includes the following:
- a CDS encoding methyl-accepting chemotaxis protein produces MKIQTKFIVPVAASFGIFALIAFVAVTAMIGALVQSQKDRVQDYATHSLAERAKERQEAITDGIGEVGSKALEMTALFSEIPVVQQAYEIALSGNINDEADPKGQQARELLRRELKPFLTGFSRQTGIKELQLHFHLPNGRSLARVWRDGWQTRRNGEKIDISDDISSFRKTVMEINSGDHRPIRGIEVGRGGFSIRGLAPITASDGRHLGSCEILLSFDNLLKANHVSDDYQMAVYMDSSMLSIATGLKDPQKNPPVGDNFVFMTSTGKEITDVVVNSDLLEAAVTAEVEKEADGYFIKAFPIPDYSGQPVGVMVLAFDMKEVKGMIAGMQTRADEAQSAIRTRLGGGLFVSLVIILGILVLVARGVTSSLQRAVKVTESVALGDLDHDIQATSRDEVGDLMHSLQTMVASLRRKAEEAEAIASGDLRVQVAMASEKDAMGLSFQKMVRSLTEVIGDISHGAQQMASGSAQVSDSAQSLSQGATEQASSLEEITSSMTEMASQTKQNAENATLANRMAGEVRQDAEMGNASMQQMVTAMSSINASGQNISKIIKVIDEIAFQTNLLALNAAVEAARAGQHGKGFAVVAEEVRNLAARSATAARETAELIEGSVKAAANGAEIAGMTEQALGKIVTGITKVTDLVAEIAAASNEQAQGIAQVNQGLGQIDQVTQQNTASAEESAAAAEELSGQAEQLRQMLTHFKLQEEHRARVESASAEEPVQIGWGE; encoded by the coding sequence ATGAAAATTCAGACCAAGTTTATTGTCCCCGTGGCGGCATCCTTCGGGATTTTTGCCCTGATCGCCTTTGTTGCGGTGACCGCGATGATCGGTGCTCTGGTGCAGAGCCAGAAGGACCGCGTGCAGGACTATGCCACCCATTCTCTCGCGGAGCGGGCCAAAGAGCGGCAGGAGGCCATTACCGACGGTATCGGAGAGGTCGGCAGCAAGGCCCTGGAGATGACGGCGCTTTTTTCCGAAATCCCCGTGGTGCAACAGGCCTATGAAATCGCTCTGTCGGGTAATATCAACGATGAGGCCGACCCCAAGGGACAGCAGGCCCGCGAGCTTCTCCGTCGCGAACTGAAGCCCTTTCTGACCGGGTTTTCCCGCCAAACGGGGATCAAGGAGCTGCAGCTTCACTTCCATCTGCCCAACGGTCGCAGTCTCGCGCGGGTGTGGCGGGACGGCTGGCAGACCCGTCGCAATGGCGAAAAGATCGACATATCGGACGATATTTCCTCCTTTCGCAAGACCGTCATGGAGATCAACAGCGGTGATCACCGGCCGATACGTGGCATCGAGGTCGGGCGGGGAGGTTTCTCCATACGCGGCCTCGCCCCGATAACGGCAAGCGATGGCCGTCATCTCGGCTCCTGCGAGATCCTGTTGTCCTTTGACAATCTGCTCAAGGCCAATCATGTCAGTGACGACTATCAGATGGCGGTCTATATGGACTCGTCCATGCTCTCCATTGCCACCGGCCTGAAAGATCCTCAAAAGAACCCCCCCGTCGGCGATAATTTCGTCTTTATGACCTCCACCGGCAAGGAAATTACCGATGTCGTGGTGAACTCCGACCTGCTGGAGGCGGCGGTCACGGCCGAGGTGGAAAAAGAGGCCGATGGCTATTTCATCAAGGCCTTTCCAATTCCGGACTATTCTGGCCAGCCCGTCGGCGTCATGGTGCTCGCTTTTGACATGAAGGAAGTCAAGGGCATGATCGCCGGCATGCAGACCCGGGCCGATGAGGCCCAGAGTGCTATCCGCACGCGTCTAGGGGGCGGTCTGTTTGTTTCTCTGGTGATCATCCTCGGTATTCTCGTGTTGGTGGCGCGGGGTGTAACCTCCTCACTGCAGCGGGCGGTGAAGGTGACGGAATCCGTCGCCTTGGGTGACCTGGATCACGATATCCAGGCGACCTCCAGGGACGAAGTCGGCGATCTGATGCATTCGCTGCAGACCATGGTCGCATCGTTGCGCCGCAAGGCGGAAGAAGCCGAAGCCATTGCGTCAGGCGACCTGCGGGTGCAGGTCGCCATGGCGTCGGAAAAGGATGCCATGGGACTGTCCTTCCAGAAGATGGTGCGCAGCCTGACCGAGGTGATCGGCGATATCAGTCACGGCGCCCAGCAGATGGCTTCCGGTAGCGCCCAGGTCTCCGATTCGGCCCAGTCTCTATCGCAGGGAGCCACCGAGCAGGCCTCCAGCCTGGAGGAGATCACCAGCAGCATGACCGAGATGGCCTCCCAGACCAAGCAGAACGCTGAAAACGCCACCCTGGCCAACCGGATGGCCGGCGAGGTTCGCCAGGACGCCGAGATGGGCAATGCCAGCATGCAGCAGATGGTGACCGCCATGTCTTCCATCAACGCATCGGGCCAGAACATCAGCAAGATCATCAAGGTGATCGACGAGATCGCCTTCCAGACCAATCTGCTGGCCCTCAACGCGGCTGTGGAAGCGGCCCGGGCGGGCCAGCACGGCAAGGGGTTTGCCGTCGTCGCTGAAGAAGTGCGCAACCTGGCTGCCCGCAGTGCCACGGCAGCAAGGGAAACGGCTGAACTGATCGAAGGATCGGTCAAGGCGGCTGCAAACGGCGCCGAAATCGCCGGTATGACTGAACAGGCTCTGGGCAAGATCGTCACCGGTATCACCAAGGTAACCGACCTGGTCGCTGAAATCGCCGCCGCCAGCAACGAACAGGCCCAGGGGATTGCCCAGGTCAACCAGGGGTTGGGTCAGATCGACCAGGTCACCCAGCAGAATACGGCCAGCGCTGAAGAGAGCGCGGCGGCCGCCGAGGAGCTGTCCGGACAGGCCGAGCAGTTGCGGCAGATGCTGACCCACTTCAAGCTGCAGGAGGAGCACCGAGCCCGAGTGGAATCCGCTTCCGCCGAGGAGCCAGTCCAGATAGGCTGGGGCGAGTAG